The following proteins are co-located in the Actinomycetota bacterium genome:
- a CDS encoding argininosuccinate synthase domain-containing protein, with translation MAREKVVLAYSGGLDTSVAIKWLQEKYDLDVIALVVDVGQAKDDPSKDLECVKEKALKIGAIESHIVDAREEFARDFILPALKANALYEGKYPLVSALSRPLIAKWLVETAKSIGAKYVAHGCTGKGNDQVRFEVSIGALDPSLKVIAPVREWTMSREETIKYARKHQI, from the coding sequence ATGGCGAGGGAAAAAGTAGTTTTGGCTTATTCGGGTGGGTTGGATACCTCTGTGGCCATAAAATGGCTTCAAGAGAAATATGATCTAGATGTAATAGCCCTGGTCGTTGATGTGGGGCAGGCAAAAGACGACCCATCTAAAGATTTGGAATGTGTAAAGGAGAAGGCTCTAAAGATAGGAGCGATCGAATCTCATATCGTCGACGCCAGGGAGGAATTCGCTCGTGATTTCATTCTCCCCGCCTTGAAAGCGAATGCCCTTTATGAGGGAAAGTATCCCCTGGTATCAGCACTCTCTCGCCCTTTAATCGCCAAGTGGCTTGTGGAGACGGCCAAATCAATTGGGGCTAAATATGTGGCTCACGGATGTACGGGTAAGGGAAACGATCAGGTGCGTTTCGAAGTATCGATAGGTGCACTCGATCCCTCCTTGAAAGTGATCGCTCCCGTACGTGAATGGACCATGTCTCGGGAGGAGACCATAAAATATGCCAGAAAACATCAAATT